A portion of the Camelus ferus isolate YT-003-E chromosome 16, BCGSAC_Cfer_1.0, whole genome shotgun sequence genome contains these proteins:
- the CD300A gene encoding CMRF35-like molecule 8 isoform X1, whose product MAQRDWILCLPPAMLLLWVPGCWSLSGPHRVTGVVGGSLSVQCRYKKEFIDHTKYWCKSPCLLSWKMVETTESEREVRNDRVSIRDHPASLTFTVTLESLRMDDAGTYCCGIDIPFSLDLTSEVEVSVFPAAATPAPMSTPPTTTKTSTTTTRMSALSFTAPATVSATYSASSQEESQPVLDQRLQVLLPLLAVLLLLLGGVSLLAWRMVQRQSKAGKNPEPPQNPSQAAEQSEPCYANVELQTWPPPAEPRQPRQAEAEDMVYSTVRLPSESLHYTTVVFDSPRQDSKADRTSSPGPQKQEPVYSLVKKT is encoded by the exons ATGGCCCAGAGGGACTGGATCCTGTGTCTGCCCCCAGCCATGCTGCTTCTCTGGGTCCCAG GCTGCTGGTCCCTGAGTGGCCCCCACAGAGTGACGGGCGTCGTCGGGGGATCGCTGAGCGTGCAGTGTCGGTATAAGAAGGAATTCATAGATCATACCAAATACTGGTGCAAATCCCCGTGTTTGTTATCGTGGAAGATGGTGGAGAccacagagtcagagagagaagtaAGGAATGACCGCGTGTCCATCAGGGACCATCCTGCAAGCCTCACCTTCACAGTGACCTTGGAGAGCCTTAGAATGGACGATGCGGGAACATACTGTTGTGGGATCGATATACCATTTTCACTTGACCTCACCTCTGAGGTTGAGGTGTCTGTGTTCCCAG cagcagcaacacCAGCACCAATGTCAACCCCACCTACCACAACCAAGACCTCAACAACCACAACCAGGATGTCAGCTCTGTCATTCACCGCCCCGGCCACAGTGAGTGCCACTTACAGTGCCAGCAGCCAGGAGGAATCCCAGCCCGTCCTGGACCAGAG GCTCCAAGTGCTGCTGCCCTTGTTAGCAGTtctgctgctcctgctggggGGCGTCTCACTGCTGGCCTGGAGAATGGTTCAGAGACAGAGCAAAG CTGGTAAGAATCCAGAACCACCCCAGAACCCCAGTCAG GCTGCTGAGCAGAGTGAGCCCTGCTATGCAAATGTGGAGCTGCAGACGTGGCCCCCTCCGGCAGAGCCCAGGCAGCCCAGGCAGGCGGAGGCGGAGGACATGGTGTACAGCACGGTG aGGCTCCCCAGTGAAAGTCTTCACTACACCACGGTGGTGTTTGACTCACCAAGACAGGATTCCAAGGCTGACAGGACATCCTCCCCGGGGCCCCAGAAGCAGGAGCCAGTGTACAGCCTGGTTAAGAAGACATAA
- the CD300A gene encoding CMRF35-like molecule 8 isoform X2, translating to MAQRDWILCLPPAMLLLWVPGCWSLSGPHRVTGVVGGSLSVQCRYKKEFIDHTKYWCKSPCLLSWKMVETTESEREVRNDRVSIRDHPASLTFTVTLESLRMDDAGTYCCGIDIPFSLDLTSEVEVSVFPAAATPAPMSTPPTTTKTSTTTTRMSALSFTAPATVSATYSASSQEESQPVLDQRLQVLLPLLAVLLLLLGGVSLLAWRMVQRQSKAGKNPEPPQNPSQAAEQSEPCYANVELQTWPPPAEPRQPRQAEAEDMVYSTVLWGRRAGSQPHVRSPGNDGTHAG from the exons ATGGCCCAGAGGGACTGGATCCTGTGTCTGCCCCCAGCCATGCTGCTTCTCTGGGTCCCAG GCTGCTGGTCCCTGAGTGGCCCCCACAGAGTGACGGGCGTCGTCGGGGGATCGCTGAGCGTGCAGTGTCGGTATAAGAAGGAATTCATAGATCATACCAAATACTGGTGCAAATCCCCGTGTTTGTTATCGTGGAAGATGGTGGAGAccacagagtcagagagagaagtaAGGAATGACCGCGTGTCCATCAGGGACCATCCTGCAAGCCTCACCTTCACAGTGACCTTGGAGAGCCTTAGAATGGACGATGCGGGAACATACTGTTGTGGGATCGATATACCATTTTCACTTGACCTCACCTCTGAGGTTGAGGTGTCTGTGTTCCCAG cagcagcaacacCAGCACCAATGTCAACCCCACCTACCACAACCAAGACCTCAACAACCACAACCAGGATGTCAGCTCTGTCATTCACCGCCCCGGCCACAGTGAGTGCCACTTACAGTGCCAGCAGCCAGGAGGAATCCCAGCCCGTCCTGGACCAGAG GCTCCAAGTGCTGCTGCCCTTGTTAGCAGTtctgctgctcctgctggggGGCGTCTCACTGCTGGCCTGGAGAATGGTTCAGAGACAGAGCAAAG CTGGTAAGAATCCAGAACCACCCCAGAACCCCAGTCAG GCTGCTGAGCAGAGTGAGCCCTGCTATGCAAATGTGGAGCTGCAGACGTGGCCCCCTCCGGCAGAGCCCAGGCAGCCCAGGCAGGCGGAGGCGGAGGACATGGTGTACAGCACGGTG ctctggGGTAGGAGGGCAGGATCTCAGCCCCACGTGAGGTCTCCAGGAAACGATGGGACTCATGCAGGGTGA